In Candidatus Desulfofervidus auxilii, one genomic interval encodes:
- the sat gene encoding sulfate adenylyltransferase: protein MGLLIETPLPHGGRLVERVVTDPEVGKKMAKMAKAVYDIKPTLHYETGVPVRNVYREIMSICYGFFSPVEGSMKQAELERVLKERRLLSEWIFPYPMLFDISEEDYKELGVEVGDRVLLRLKGKPFAVIDVEEIYRINPEEVATRTFGTPEDNPEVVREPFDKKHPGWVIYRSMNPVILAGKYTIINEPKLMPPFDRFWYPPRKSREEYAKRGWRTVINHQTRNVPHVGHEMLMKSAGFTGDIEPCHGIQVNAIIGVKRRGDYPDEAIVEGHEMVHLGGYIKPERHLVTICLWDMRYGNPIESMLHGIIRQNMGCTHHMFGRDHAAVGEYYDMYATQILWGKGIPSFGIPKPLNEVPYGLQIRAQNMAEFWYCPHCNEIAYSGCCNHAKEKQKFSGSFVRGMVAEGVFPPKVIFRPEVYKVIVKWWKKFGYPFCNEKYVKEKEERLEVELPDMEV from the coding sequence ATGGGATTATTAATTGAAACGCCTTTGCCTCATGGAGGCAGACTTGTAGAAAGAGTGGTAACAGACCCTGAAGTGGGGAAAAAGATGGCCAAAATGGCTAAGGCAGTTTATGACATTAAGCCTACCTTACATTATGAGACAGGTGTGCCAGTAAGAAATGTTTATAGGGAAATAATGTCTATTTGTTATGGTTTCTTTTCTCCAGTTGAAGGTTCAATGAAACAGGCAGAGCTGGAAAGGGTGTTGAAAGAAAGAAGATTGTTAAGTGAATGGATTTTCCCTTATCCCATGCTCTTTGATATTAGTGAGGAAGATTATAAGGAATTGGGGGTGGAAGTAGGTGATAGGGTGCTTTTAAGACTTAAAGGCAAACCCTTTGCTGTCATTGATGTAGAGGAAATATATAGAATTAACCCAGAAGAAGTGGCTACCAGGACATTTGGGACACCTGAAGACAATCCAGAAGTAGTAAGGGAGCCATTTGATAAGAAACATCCAGGTTGGGTAATTTATCGCAGTATGAATCCTGTAATATTGGCAGGTAAATATACCATTATAAATGAACCTAAACTGATGCCACCATTTGATAGATTCTGGTATCCTCCAAGAAAGTCTAGGGAAGAATATGCTAAGAGAGGATGGAGGACAGTAATAAACCATCAAACCAGAAATGTGCCTCACGTAGGACATGAGATGTTGATGAAGAGCGCTGGTTTTACAGGAGATATAGAACCTTGTCATGGAATACAGGTAAATGCCATTATTGGAGTGAAAAGAAGAGGTGATTATCCTGACGAAGCCATCGTGGAAGGTCATGAGATGGTGCATCTTGGAGGTTATATCAAGCCAGAAAGGCACTTAGTCACCATTTGTTTGTGGGATATGAGATACGGAAATCCCATTGAGTCCATGTTGCATGGAATCATTAGGCAGAATATGGGTTGCACACATCATATGTTTGGTAGAGACCATGCCGCTGTCGGTGAATATTATGATATGTATGCTACCCAAATACTCTGGGGCAAGGGTATTCCCAGCTTTGGTATTCCTAAACCACTTAATGAAGTGCCTTATGGCTTGCAGATCAGGGCACAGAATATGGCTGAGTTTTGGTATTGTCCTCATTGTAATGAAATTGCCTACAGTGGGTGTTGCAACCATGCTAAAGAAAAGCAGAAATTCAGCGGCAGTTTTGTTAGGGGTATGGTAGCTGAAGGTGTCTTTCCACCTAAGGTAATCTTTAGGCCTGAAGTTTATAAGGTGATTGTTAAGTGGTGGAAAAAATTTGGTTATCCATTTTGTAATGAGAAGTATGTGAAAGAGAAAGAAGAAAGGCTAGAAGTAGAATTACCTGACATGGAGGTTTAA
- a CDS encoding MBL fold metallo-hydrolase: MKLITLYDNQAREKFKAGWGFSCLLKLEEQTILFDTGADVETLAYNARLLEIDKDKISHCFISHDHYDHTGGIGWLSPKTKVVFPNQYKGEISQIDAMVFDLPIKEQTVIVKPNKVMLVGCSHPGIVRMANAVYEKYGKLKLIIGGFHLLGKSEREVSEMAKVLLEKTELIAPCHCTGESAIKVFEEVFGKRFIENYAGKIIEI; encoded by the coding sequence ATGAAATTAATTACTCTTTATGATAATCAGGCCCGAGAAAAGTTCAAAGCAGGATGGGGTTTTTCTTGTTTGTTAAAATTAGAGGAACAAACTATTTTATTTGATACTGGTGCAGATGTAGAAACATTGGCCTATAATGCCCGCCTTTTAGAAATAGATAAAGACAAAATTTCTCATTGTTTTATTTCTCATGACCATTATGACCATACTGGAGGTATAGGATGGCTTTCTCCAAAAACAAAGGTGGTGTTTCCTAATCAATATAAAGGGGAGATATCACAAATTGATGCTATGGTTTTTGATCTTCCCATAAAAGAACAAACAGTGATTGTGAAACCCAACAAAGTAATGCTGGTGGGTTGTTCTCATCCAGGGATTGTGCGAATGGCTAATGCGGTTTATGAAAAGTATGGAAAGCTTAAGCTTATTATTGGTGGCTTCCATCTTTTAGGTAAAAGTGAAAGGGAAGTCTCAGAAATGGCTAAGGTTTTACTAGAAAAAACAGAACTGATTGCCCCTTGTCATTGCACAGGAGAATCAGCCATAAAGGTATTTGAAGAAGTCTTTGGGAAACGTTTCATAGAAAATTATGCTGGAAAAATAATAGAGATTTAA